CGCCTATATAGGGAATGGAGCTTCGGCCGTCGGGCTCCCCCACGCGTACCTCAAAAGACCGACCTGCTGGGGGACTTCCTTGCTGAAGACGGGCACAATCTGGCGCTGGTGCTGAACAAGTTGAAGCGACACGGCGACGTGTACCGATCAATCGTTAAGCACCTCCAGGACTTCTACGAGCAGTTGGAGGGAATTGATACCATAGTGGAGAGCGGCAAACTGCAGGTGTTCTTTTACGAGCGTGGGCTGCGGACTCCCCTTCCCGCGACCCGCCTTTCGGATGGGACGCTGAGGTTTCTATTCCTTTTGACGGTGCTGTGCCACCCTAAGCCACCGCCATTGATTTGCCTCGAGGAGCCGGAGATTGGCTTACACCCCGACGTATTGCCCAAGATCGCAGACCTCCTGGTGGAGGCGTCACACAGGACGCAACTCATCGTGACCACCCACTCGGATATCCTGGTAGATGCACTGTCCGACCGACCGGAGTCCATAGTGGTGTGCGAGTGGAGCCCTGAGGGAACCACGATGCTGCGGCTCGACCAAAAGAGGCTGAAGGGCTGGCTCGAGGAGTACAGGCTGGGGGAGTTGTGGCGGAAGGGTGAGTTGGGGGGCACCCGGTGGTGAAAGAGATACGCATCTATTTCGAGGGTGACCCTGCGCTTCGGGAAGGCTTCCACCAATTTCTGTGCCGGTTCATAGAACGGGCGCGTGAGAATGGGATACGAGTGCGACTTGTGGCCGGGCGCGGGAGAGTCCTCCACGACTTTGCCATTGCCCTGGCGACCCACCCAGGTGACCACGTCCTCTTGCTGACTGATTCCGACGGTCCGGTGGGTGTGACGCCCAGGCAGTGGTTGGCCTCAAGACCTGGCTGGGAGTACCACGGTGTCACCAAGCCCGATGATGCGCAAATTCATCTGATGGTGCAGGTTATGGAGGCGTGGTTTCTGGCCGACGTGGAAGCTCTGCAGAGGTTTTATGGTGCCGGTTTTCTTCCCGGGCGACTCCCTCACAACCCTCAGGTTGAAGAGATTCCCAAGGAGCAGGTACTGAATGGTTTGAAGGGCGCGACGGAGGACACATCCAAAGGCGAATACCATAAGACCAGGCACGCCCCCGAGTTGTTGAAGCGTATCGATCCGGCGAAGGTTGCAAAGGCGGCTCCGCATTGTAGGCGGTTCCTGGATACCCTCGACCGGTTGTTGCCGTGAGAGTCGGCCTCAACGATCCGCTTACGGGCGTTCCGGGTGCTGCCCCAGAATGACGCCGTTAGCGTACCGAACAGCTTGAGTGTGCTTGCGCAGGGCGGGGCGGGAGGATATAATGGCGCCAAAGCGATGAAGGGGAGGAGTAGGACTGCCCCCGCCTTCAGAGAGGGGGACCCAGGGCTGCGAGGTCCCCCGGTGTGGAAGTCCGAAGGTCGCCCCTGAGCCGCCCGGGTGAACCCCGCTCAAGGTGTGCCGGTGGTCGCTCCCGCCCGCAG
This Bacillota bacterium DNA region includes the following protein-coding sequences:
- a CDS encoding DUF4276 family protein; its protein translation is MKEIRIYFEGDPALREGFHQFLCRFIERARENGIRVRLVAGRGRVLHDFAIALATHPGDHVLLLTDSDGPVGVTPRQWLASRPGWEYHGVTKPDDAQIHLMVQVMEAWFLADVEALQRFYGAGFLPGRLPHNPQVEEIPKEQVLNGLKGATEDTSKGEYHKTRHAPELLKRIDPAKVAKAAPHCRRFLDTLDRLLP
- a CDS encoding AAA family ATPase, which gives rise to FGPRTPSLELHPLNVLIGPNGSGKSNVFEAIWLLHSTPRDLAAAVLQPDDRVSEWVWKGSPEPAAASIEVVVEIDRVKSPLRYLLRFAERGQGFEIVEESLKTARPTRPDEQHPYIFFEVKDGRGVLNVRTEEGAQGAERKKRSLRPEDLEPGQSVLSQRKDPDHYPEITTLAQLFSNFRLYREWSFGRRAPPRVPQKTDLLGDFLAEDGHNLALVLNKLKRHGDVYRSIVKHLQDFYEQLEGIDTIVESGKLQVFFYERGLRTPLPATRLSDGTLRFLFLLTVLCHPKPPPLICLEEPEIGLHPDVLPKIADLLVEASHRTQLIVTTHSDILVDALSDRPESIVVCEWSPEGTTMLRLDQKRLKGWLEEYRLGELWRKGELGGTRW